The genomic DNA AGAGGTAGGCATCTTCGAATAATCTCTGCAAATACACACTTGAGTGTCTAGGTTATCGGTGGGAACAGGTGATCTATGCGCTATTTTCCTCTTTAATTAGTCGAGAATGTTCCCCCGTTCAGTAAAGTAGCCGCACATTTGACCTCGGGGATATGTTTAGCTGATATCCTGCATCGGGTACTACTTAATGGAACTCACATAGAGGTGGATTTGTTACTTATCTACtgtaattttgacaatttacaTCTTCACCGAACCCGAATCCAATGTGTCAAAATGTTAACAGCCACTTTCACGAGACGTATGTTTGTTCGTTTATTCGAATCGACTTCTTCATTGTTTTCACTGAACAGACATTGATTACACTTcactttattatttaatctGCCAGGAAAATGTACGAGTCAATGCCCTTACCACGACCCAGTATATAGTATAACATTCATTCAACTTCCGATGCTTGTGCAAAGTCCTATTCAACTCAGAGCTTATAGTATAGTTATTACCTCCTCCAAGGCTCGAGAATTTTCGCAATGTTCTGTAGCTTCTATTGTGTAATTTAGCAGAAAGCTGTTTGTGACGCATTTACAATTAGAGCACCAAGCTGAACGAAGTAATGCTTGATTTCACAGCAAAGAGCTCTTGAGCAGAGGGTGGCACTTGAGTCAAAGGACGGGCTGAGGGCCCGGGATCAGGCTGGGAAGCGCGGGGGTGCTCCAGGCCTGCAGCAGGGCGCGAGATCTTCACCTAAAACAGCAGGAATGCGGTGATGGCTCTTCTCTACAGATTCGCGCAGCTGCCCGATCGCGGTGGTACGCGGGTCTTCTCATTTGTCGTAACGAGGAGCGTCGTCCGCGACCCAGAACGCGACGTAACCAGCAAGGAACTCGTCTGTGGCTTCCAGCGATGGGCTGTCGCCTTCTCACGCGGCGACAAGGTACGTGCTAAACCCTAATCGCATAAGGATTGCTAACGCTGCTAAATACAGCCCTTGAACCTCTTGACGTTCACGTTCCAATATGTCCAATCCTTCGATAACCAAGCATTTGTTGTAGGATAAATGAATGCAAAGTAGGTTAGAACTTGTTAGCTTCTTCAAATTAAGAAATTTGATGTGATCCGTTGAGTCGATATAGTCACTCTAATGCTGAAATCGAATCCATTGGTATCCTATTCGATGTGTTACCATTTCACTGCACTGTTTTCTAATCATTTTACTCAGCTGAATTCATTTCCACTGATCACAGGTCCTGGGTGTTTATCTGGTATGGCGAGGAGCTGCGCCAGGTTTGCGAGTCTACGTCGACTTCACGTTCACCCTCCTTAACCGGGAGCACTTTTCAGTGAACGAGGGTTTCTCCGGGAAGCGGGTTAAGTTCACGTACGATGCTCCGGCCCAGGGTAACCGCAACTACATCCCAGTTTCGGATCTCTACAGTCGGAACTTCGCCGACCCCAACGGAGAATTCCAGCTCGAGTTGTCGATGGCGAACGTCCGTACCGTCTACACTGCCGAGCTGCGGATACCGACCGGAGTCTTCTCGGCAGGACAGCAAAAACCGGAGAAACTGGAGACCGGGTACTTCACATTCGGTGGGTTTGACTGGAATCTCGTGATCTACCCGTTGGGGGATAAGGAGGCCATCAACCACGAGACCAGCGTTTCAGCCATCTCAGCTTCCGGTCCTGGCGCCGCAGCCTCGTCCACGGGTCACGGAAGGCAGGAGGGACGGTTGAGCGTTTACTTGGCGAGGCTGACGGGCTTCGATCACCGATGCCGAGTGCGTTACAACGTCACCCTGGGGGAGGGGGACCGGAGGATAGAGTCCGGGCACATCGAGGACCTCTCGGACGCTGACGGGCGCGGCTTTGGCTGGCATCCGCGG from Diprion similis isolate iyDipSimi1 chromosome 2, iyDipSimi1.1, whole genome shotgun sequence includes the following:
- the LOC124414805 gene encoding uncharacterized protein LOC124414805 — its product is MALLYRFAQLPDRGGTRVFSFVVTRSVVRDPERDVTSKELVCGFQRWAVAFSRGDKVLGVYLVWRGAAPGLRVYVDFTFTLLNREHFSVNEGFSGKRVKFTYDAPAQGNRNYIPVSDLYSRNFADPNGEFQLELSMANVRTVYTAELRIPTGVFSAGQQKPEKLETGYFTFGGFDWNLVIYPLGDKEAINHETSVSAISASGPGAAASSTGHGRQEGRLSVYLARLTGFDHRCRVRYNVTLGEGDRRIESGHIEDLSDADGRGFGWHPRIRWSEIAHKGVVRVSLEMVEARTVSEVGVQALGPPVLPAAPCYDRDKQAWALRADLHSDTVRLHLVYKDIHNVPRNHLRYVGWTAYLMRGEEAVALPGAPFGRYYAQEAVDEGIIMETSLGVTEVKDVECPFITDKGQLRVRLEWNEGHLLFQATYHKYDDVCRVHNQQMRREIAALQAENYSLERQLFSYQQSLAFAQAQAQAQGEEPDVVDPEHHHHHHHHHHLERSASTDTEYA